The genomic interval GCCGTTGCGTTTCTTTCTCACCGCGCCCCTGTTTGGGGTCGCAGTCGCCGTTGCCATGCTCTGGCAGGGTGCGTCGATCTTTACCACTCGCTGGTCATCCGGCCTGCTGGCCATCAACCACCTGCTGGTACTCGGTTATATCGGTATGGTGATGCAAGGGGCGCTGCTTCAGATTGTCTCTGTCGTACTGGGAGAGAGGCCGCCTCATGTAGATCGGCTCAGCATGCTGATGCACCTTTTTTTAACCGCGGGTACCCTGCTACTTGCCGCTGGTTTTCTGATGGGCTCAGCGACTGCGATGCAGTTCGCAATCCTTCTTCTCGCCCTATCCTTTCTCCTCTTCTTCGGTTCCATTGTCAGCGTACTGCCCGCCGGTGCTGCTCGACATGATGTGAAGGTTGGAGTCGCTTTGGCGCTTGGTTGTCTGGTAGTAACCTTGATATCGGGCGTCTGGCTAGCCATGGGCTATGGCTGGAATGAGATAGCACCAGCGCGACAATTGACGGACTTACACCTTGCCTGGGGCCTATTGGGCTGGATCGGCGTCCTGGTGGTTACCGTCGCCTATGAGGTCGTACCAATGTTTCAGGTAACACCAGCCTATCCCAAGCGGATCAGTCGCTGGCTGGGGCTAACCATATTTGTCAGCCTGATTGCCTGGTCAAGCTGGATGCTATCTGCTCCAACCATCTTCTCCGGGGTCGGCGGCCTGCTGCTGGCCGTTGGCTTTTCCCTCTTTGCATCAACCACCCTCTGGCTTCAGCTCAAACGAAAGAAGAAGCAAGCAGACAGCACCATCTGGTTCTGGCGCTGTGCAATGCTCAGCCTGCTTGCCGCCATTTTCTGCTGGATGACCGCGCAGTTTTTTCCCGTATTAATGAAAAATTCAGCCTACCCAATGCTGCTGGCAGTTTTAATGATCGTTGGTTTTGCAGTATCGGTAATCAACGGCATGCTCTACAAGATCCTTCCGTTTCTCACCTGGGTTCATCTCACCATGATGGCAACGGAACACAAGGCCAGCCGTCGCCTGATCCCCAATATCAAGAAGATCATTTCCGAACCCCCCACCCGCATCCAGTTTGCCCTGCATCTGCTGGCGCTTCTGCTTATGGCGCTCTGCGCCTGGCGGGCATCCCTGTTTTTGCTTCCGGCAGCAGTAGTTTTTGCTGCCTCCAACCTCCTTTTGTGGTGGAACCTGATCGGAGCACTCAGAGTTTATAATAGGGTGACGATGGAGATCGAAGCGGCCTCACTCCCAGGTAGATAACGCCCCCGCTCGGTGTGCAATCGATCTTCCTGTGAGCTTAATACTTGAGAGTATTAGTCGGATATAATAACCTATATACCAACTTGGTTATTGTGGTTCTAGAGGTATTGATCATGGGCATAGAAAGTGTGCTGTTATTGGTTCCTCCTATTGCGATGGGCATAACCGTTATCGCAGCAGTCGCCGCGGGTTATGTAGTGATTTCTTGCTCCATTACCCGGTTTCAGGGCAAGCAGTGTATTTAATGCCGCCGTCTGCGGGCAGGACTGGATCCCATCTGGGAACGCCGGCCCCAGCTCAGCACGGGTACCGGGCAGGTTGGTCGCCGTGGTCACCAGGAGATGGAAGCGGGATGACAGGACAAAAACAATCTCACCGATGCCGTGGCTCGACATTGATTGTTCGTAAGTGCCACCGGGCCTGACCATTGGCTGGCTGATATCTCTTTTCAAAGGAGCACAGCGGTTATCGCTGCTGCGCCAACCCACTGACAGATCAATCTATCACGATGCAGTTGCGGCCCTTCTCCTTTGCCTGATTG from Candidatus Sedimenticola sp. (ex Thyasira tokunagai) carries:
- a CDS encoding permease yields the protein MSKSSLILSQTPALKVPLRFFLTAPLFGVAVAVAMLWQGASIFTTRWSSGLLAINHLLVLGYIGMVMQGALLQIVSVVLGERPPHVDRLSMLMHLFLTAGTLLLAAGFLMGSATAMQFAILLLALSFLLFFGSIVSVLPAGAARHDVKVGVALALGCLVVTLISGVWLAMGYGWNEIAPARQLTDLHLAWGLLGWIGVLVVTVAYEVVPMFQVTPAYPKRISRWLGLTIFVSLIAWSSWMLSAPTIFSGVGGLLLAVGFSLFASTTLWLQLKRKKKQADSTIWFWRCAMLSLLAAIFCWMTAQFFPVLMKNSAYPMLLAVLMIVGFAVSVINGMLYKILPFLTWVHLTMMATEHKASRRLIPNIKKIISEPPTRIQFALHLLALLLMALCAWRASLFLLPAAVVFAASNLLLWWNLIGALRVYNRVTMEIEAASLPGR